Genomic DNA from Anaerolineales bacterium:
GTATCCCTCAGAGCATCGATGGGCATGGAGATGTTTTGTTATGGCGCGTAGGACATACACGGGTAAACAGATAGGGGTGGCAGCGCTGATAGGAATCATGGCGCTCGTTTTAGCGGCGTGCGGCGGCGGTGGCGCGGCAACCCCCACAGCCGGTGCAGGGATTCCTCCCACTATTGATCCGGCGGCGACGCTCGTGGTGACCTCAGCTGTGCCAACGGCAGTGGCGATGGTGAACGAAGTTTTGCCCACGAACAGCCTGATTCTCACCCAACTGAGCCGCCCCCTTGCCCAACTCCCCGATGGACGGGTGGTCACGCTCAGCGAGGATCGCTTCGGGGCGCAAGGCTCTCCTGATGGGCGCTATGGCGTGCGGACAACCCTTATCAACAGCACCTTCACTCTTGAACTTGTCGATTACAGCGATGGGCAAGGCGGCACGGTGACAGCTATTCCCGAAGGGGCAAATTTCTATGGTCCGGGCATTACTTGGAAAGCCGATTCGTCGGGGTTTGCCTTTTTCGATTTTCCGCCACCAGGGGGAGCAAACCGCACCACTAGCAAAACAATCTTCTATTTTGACGTTGCCAGCAAACAAACCCGCCGCCTGATTCCCGACCTGAAAACGCCGGGGAAAATCGCCGCCTCGTTCGCCTTTGCCCCCAACGGCAGCCTACTGCTTTATGTGGTGGGCGATGCCAATGCCGAGGGGATAGGCGGTCCAGACTCGCAGCCCGTCGTTCTCGATTTGGCAACCAGCCAAAGCACATCGATCTCTACGGAATCGTTCTTAGGGTTTAGCCAATGGCTGCCCGATTCCAGCGGCTTTGTCACTCTGAAATTTGATGACACAGGCGCAAGCGGCGTCTATCTTTACAAGCTGAACGATACGGGCAGCCCCAAACGCTTGACTCCCACAACCGATTCGGATTTTCTGGTCGATGTCTCGCCCGATGGCAAGTTCATCGCTACCACCTCGGTGGGGACAAGCGGGAACGTTGTCAATGTCTACCGCATGGGGATTGATGGTGGCGGACGGACGCAACTGACGAGTTTTGAAGACCCGCAACAGACGATCACCGGGTTGGTGTGGGGTGTCGATGGCGTTTATTACAGCCTGACCGGGGGGGATGGCGAAGATACCATTTGGCGCGTTGACCTTGACGGGCGAAACCCTACGCAGGTTGCTACCGGAACGCTCTACCGCATCGTTGGTGTAGGTTAAATTAAAAGGGAGAGACGTGCTGTATGTCGGATGCAGAAAGCCGCTTTCGTGGGCTGTGGTTTGAGGAATTCACCCCAGGGTTGATGATCCAAACGCGGGGACGGACGATCACCGAGACAGACCTTGTGAATTTCGCTGGTGTCTCTGGGGATTACAACCCCATGCACACGAACGCGGACTATGCCCAAACCACCGATTTCAAGGCACGGGTCGCACACGGCGCGTTGATCTTCAGTGTGGCAACCGGGCTGGCATACCAACTGGGCATTTTAGAAGGAACGGTTATTGCCTTTCGGGAATTCGGAATGAAGCTAAGCCTCCCCGTGTTCATTGGCGATACGATTCATGTTGACCTGACGGTGAAGGAAAGCAAGCCGATGGCGCGTTTGGGCGGCGGTCTGGTCGTCCTTGATGTGCGCGTTATAAACCAGCGTGATGACGTGGTTCAGCGTGGAGATTGGGCAATTTTGATGAAAGCAGCCCCAAAAACACCGAAATGAGTAAAGGATGCCAACGCCGGATCAACAACACCTGATTGATGCCCTTTTTGATATGCGGCGCACGCCCCCCGAACGCGCCGAAATTGGCGTTCGCCTCGCCACATTGGGGGATTCGCGTCCCGGCGTGGGTGTTCGCCCCGATGGACTTCCCGATCTCCTTTGGACAGTCGTTCCAGAGGGAGTTTTTCTCTACCGCGCAGATCGGAAACGCGAGCATTTGCCCACCTTTCGGATCAGCATTTATCCCATTACGTACAGCCAATTTGAAACCTTTTTGGACGCTCCCGACGGTTTTAGCGAGCCACATTGGTGGATGGGCTTGGCGCGGACGGAAAAAATGCCCGGCAAAGCCCATAATACATGGGGAAATCACCCGCGTGAGTCCATCAATTGGTTTGAGGCAGCCGCCTTTTGCCGCTGGCTAAGCGTGAAAATGAACATGACCATCCGGCTTCCCCACGAGCGCGAATGGGAGAAGGCAGCGCGGGGCATCGACGGGCGCTTGTACCCCTGGGGCGGCGATTACGTCAGCGGCTATGCCAATGTGGACGAAGTGACCAGCCAAAGCGGAAGCTATCATTTAGGGCGTACAACGGCGGTGGGGATTTACCCGCCGACAAGCGCCTCCCCTTATGGCGCGTTTGACATGGTGGGCAATGTTGCCGAATGGTGTACCAACGGCTTTAGTGATGAGGATACGACGGGCGTCAGTGATCGAGTCGTTCGCGGCGGCTCATACGAGGATCAACCCCTCAATGCGACCATCCCAAGCCGTGCAATGGTGCCAAGCCGCTTACGCTATGAACGGATCGGCTTTCGCGTGGTGGCAGAGACTACCTAAGTGTATCGTCCCATGATCACTAGCACGACAAACCCCCTCATCAAACGCCTTCGCGCCTTACGCACCCGCAAAGGGCGCGACGAGGCGGGCGCATCGTTAGTGGAGGGTATTCGGCTTGTCGCTGCTGCTGCCGAAAGCGGTGCTATCTTAGAGTCAATCATTATTGCCCCGGATCGGCTCACCAGCCTCTTTGCCCGCGATCTCATCGCCACCCAAGCGGCACGAGACATCCCTATCGCAGAGGTTTCGGCGGCTGTTTTCGAGAGCTTTTCTGGCAAGGAAAATCCCCAAGGGATTGCTGCCATCGTCCGCCAATCATGGACACCCCTCACGGCGATCCAACCAGAGAATGCCCTTTTTTGGGTGGCGCTACGGGCGGCACAAGACCCAGGCAACATCGGGACGATCCTCCGCACCTGTGATGCGGTGGGCGCGGCGGGGGTGATTTTCCTTGACGGTGGCGCTGATCCCTATGACCCCTCAGCCATCCGCGCCAGCATGGGGGCGCTCTTTGCTCTGCGCGTGGCACGGGCATCCTTTGAGTCATTCGCGGCGTGGGTTCAGGGCGGCGGATGGCAGGTTGTTGGGGCGGCGGATCATGCCGCGCACAGCTACCGCGCCTATGCTTACCCCGCTCCCTTGATTCTGCTTATGGGCAGCGAACGGGAAGGGTTGACCACCGAACAACAAGCGCTTTGCACGGCGATGGTGGCAATTCCCCAAGTGGGAAGCGTCGATTCCCTGAATCTGGCGGTGGCGACAGGCATCTTGCTCTATGAGATTTTTCACCAGCGCCGGACTGTGCGTATCGAATGACCCCAGCGCGGGTTTTTCTTCCCGAATAATATAGACTGGAATACGTTAGCGAAACCGTGAACAATACGGAGACACTCTGTGCAGGTGGACGCAATCTCGAAACCCAATGCCTCGAAACTTCGGGGGTTACTCCGGCTTACGCGCTGGACAGAATTTGTCCCTTATGTCTT
This window encodes:
- a CDS encoding dehydratase; this encodes MSDAESRFRGLWFEEFTPGLMIQTRGRTITETDLVNFAGVSGDYNPMHTNADYAQTTDFKARVAHGALIFSVATGLAYQLGILEGTVIAFREFGMKLSLPVFIGDTIHVDLTVKESKPMARLGGGLVVLDVRVINQRDDVVQRGDWAILMKAAPKTPK
- a CDS encoding SUMF1/EgtB/PvdO family nonheme iron enzyme, which produces MPTPDQQHLIDALFDMRRTPPERAEIGVRLATLGDSRPGVGVRPDGLPDLLWTVVPEGVFLYRADRKREHLPTFRISIYPITYSQFETFLDAPDGFSEPHWWMGLARTEKMPGKAHNTWGNHPRESINWFEAAAFCRWLSVKMNMTIRLPHEREWEKAARGIDGRLYPWGGDYVSGYANVDEVTSQSGSYHLGRTTAVGIYPPTSASPYGAFDMVGNVAEWCTNGFSDEDTTGVSDRVVRGGSYEDQPLNATIPSRAMVPSRLRYERIGFRVVAETT
- a CDS encoding RNA methyltransferase → MITSTTNPLIKRLRALRTRKGRDEAGASLVEGIRLVAAAAESGAILESIIIAPDRLTSLFARDLIATQAARDIPIAEVSAAVFESFSGKENPQGIAAIVRQSWTPLTAIQPENALFWVALRAAQDPGNIGTILRTCDAVGAAGVIFLDGGADPYDPSAIRASMGALFALRVARASFESFAAWVQGGGWQVVGAADHAAHSYRAYAYPAPLILLMGSEREGLTTEQQALCTAMVAIPQVGSVDSLNLAVATGILLYEIFHQRRTVRIE